A stretch of the Dyella telluris genome encodes the following:
- a CDS encoding helix-turn-helix transcriptional regulator yields MMLLSIHPQLRIDDDVPLRAPATVLQLDHMIPEALTVAQLARRSGIPAWHLHRLLTGQPLYAEEAFRLAAALHTSPLYWLMLQARHDLEKFRRESMPGGLGVHST; encoded by the coding sequence ATGATGCTCCTCTCGATTCATCCGCAACTGCGGATCGATGACGACGTGCCCCTGCGCGCCCCTGCCACGGTGCTGCAGCTTGACCACATGATCCCCGAAGCGCTGACGGTGGCCCAGCTGGCGCGACGCAGCGGCATCCCGGCGTGGCATCTGCACCGCCTGCTCACCGGGCAACCCCTCTATGCGGAAGAAGCCTTTCGCCTTGCCGCCGCGCTCCATACCAGCCCGCTCTACTGGCTGATGCTGCAAGCCCGCCATGACCTTGAAAAGTTCCGGCGCGAGAGCATGCCGGGTGGGCTGGGCGTGCATTCCA